From the Leptolyngbya sp. O-77 genome, one window contains:
- a CDS encoding fatty acid desaturase, producing MTLSVSTASFLKKLAIYGAIATVTIPCILLFPFPFKLPFQFVLGVMFAHGVELSHEMIHQKHFGRHWGGAIGFLLGLPMGVEFTRYSITHSYHHRAVGTPEDEESFSYDFGKLSAPLSFLLHLSMLSHYRTVVRSLLGSLLGNETAIRISMGPAGTTAPRWAIANVMRGYRVMALLLFGMGLITAVLQTPVFVHLWLVPLLFAGPVHALIELPEHWGCQRDTTDMMVNTRTILPSRFADWLTNGNCWHVEHHYKPALPMADLPRLHEAIAPQIKYLNLGYGEFYREFFTELWRSPVAPTD from the coding sequence GTGACCCTATCTGTTTCTACTGCAAGCTTTCTGAAAAAGCTGGCGATTTATGGAGCGATCGCCACTGTCACTATCCCCTGCATCCTCCTGTTCCCATTTCCGTTCAAGCTGCCGTTCCAGTTCGTGCTGGGCGTGATGTTTGCCCACGGGGTCGAGCTTTCTCACGAAATGATTCACCAGAAGCACTTTGGGCGACACTGGGGCGGGGCGATCGGCTTCCTGCTGGGGCTACCTATGGGAGTGGAGTTTACCCGCTACAGCATCACCCACAGCTATCACCACCGGGCCGTGGGCACGCCCGAAGACGAAGAATCCTTCTCCTATGACTTTGGTAAGCTGAGCGCACCGCTGAGCTTTTTGCTGCACCTGTCTATGCTGAGTCACTACCGCACGGTAGTCCGCAGCTTGCTGGGTTCTTTATTGGGCAATGAAACTGCGATTCGGATCAGCATGGGCCCGGCAGGCACAACAGCACCCCGCTGGGCGATCGCCAACGTGATGCGTGGCTATCGAGTCATGGCGCTGCTGCTATTCGGCATGGGGCTAATAACGGCCGTTCTGCAAACTCCTGTGTTCGTTCATCTCTGGCTCGTGCCGCTGCTGTTTGCTGGCCCCGTTCATGCGCTGATCGAACTGCCGGAACACTGGGGCTGTCAGCGAGATACCACGGATATGATGGTCAACACGCGCACGATCTTACCGAGCCGCTTTGCCGACTGGCTGACCAATGGCAACTGCTGGCACGTCGAACACCACTACAAGCCTGCCCTGCCCATGGCCGACCTCCCTAGGCTACATGAGGCGATCGCCCCCCAGATCAAGTATCTGAACTTGGGCTACGGGGAGTTTTATCGCGAGTTTTTCACCGAGCTATGGAGATCGCCAGTTGCCCCAACTGATTGA
- a CDS encoding SDR family oxidoreductase, with translation MQRRIAITGVGQGLGRSLAHRFITLGHTVCGCDLNGGAIAQLQQQYAALHQLQNHQFQSVDVTRPDQVNAWAEAALEQGAPDLLINNAGYTPPMSAFWDLSAAEFDRTLAVNVQGVANVLRAFLPAMVAQRRGIIVNLSARWGRQGAANAAAYCASKWAIEGLTRAIALELPAGMAAVTFSPGAVHTHALEVVYGAEKAATYPSPDEWAEQAAETLLAIAPEQNGQALP, from the coding sequence ATGCAAAGACGAATTGCTATTACAGGCGTTGGGCAGGGATTAGGGCGATCGCTCGCGCATCGGTTCATCACGCTGGGGCATACGGTCTGTGGCTGTGATCTGAATGGAGGGGCGATCGCCCAGTTGCAGCAGCAATACGCCGCCCTGCATCAGCTTCAGAACCACCAGTTTCAGAGCGTGGACGTGACCCGACCCGATCAGGTCAATGCTTGGGCTGAAGCGGCACTCGAACAGGGCGCACCAGATTTGCTGATCAATAATGCGGGCTATACGCCGCCGATGTCCGCTTTTTGGGACTTGTCCGCTGCCGAGTTTGACCGGACGCTGGCGGTCAACGTGCAGGGAGTTGCCAATGTGCTGCGGGCGTTTCTTCCGGCAATGGTGGCGCAGCGGCGGGGCATTATTGTGAATCTGAGTGCCCGCTGGGGCAGACAGGGAGCCGCCAACGCCGCCGCCTATTGCGCCAGCAAGTGGGCGATCGAGGGGCTGACCCGGGCGATCGCCCTGGAATTGCCGGCTGGGATGGCAGCGGTCACCTTTTCGCCCGGAGCTGTCCACACCCACGCGCTGGAAGTGGTTTACGGTGCAGAAAAGGCTGCGACCTATCCCAGTCCCGATGAATGGGCAGAGCAGGCCGCTGAAACCCTGCTGGCGATCGCCCCAGAACAAAATGGTCAAGCCCTGCCCTGA
- a CDS encoding dynamin-like GTPase family protein — MTAPSPQGQSLQVPVTRLMELLRQEPALRSHLDTTPAEASLAKAIAPTFEIVFAGAFSAGKSMLINALLERELLYSAEGHATGTECRIAYAEAGKERVVLTFMSEAEIREQAAALCQRLGVTAPADIRQPDVVNLLQGLCCDVIATEGGESKSERAKQASALNYLLDGFVTNGDRIHPTQNQTYSMEQFQFATLQEAAAYARRGANSAVLKRIEYYCHHPLLQDGNVLVDTPGIDAPVKRDAELTYRKIENPDTSAVVCVLKPAAAGDMTSEETELLETTRSNPGVRDRVFYVFNRIDETWYNTQLRQRLDRLVQEQFQDTNRIYRTSALLGFYGSQIRNTSAGDRYRLDSIFADSIRINGEIEDTPQFINEFNRYCANSGKLPADRFRIDVRSYESPNENYVRILSEQGRSLIDQLIHDSGIESFRNAITRYLTEEKRPQLLATLADDLQPLCIALRKAYLDAWQHIGSQPRDLEGIKAMELRQLSHDLKRVGEAFQQDIEASVNEAVASSLNTAFEDDFKRLKARMVSRLDELLQTFSVSQVHRQAQASHKRNSVVPLSGILAEAFYYLANGLEEVLVESSQDLMGRFFQRLIDRVRQQDYYRDLYRLLGNDGGIEQALRRLRDQATLALENEARTECDRYVRERPEFYTEGTCSIWQLRQTLQQACRGYDYQTMIEAEPAIRQLLKLDFEQKVKDTITRTFRQTINQTLNAHLLPSAQQQADHILQQYDAARAYLARVLEKEAEEKIRQLDRQKADLEQHIATYNEAIATFNQHLEAMQLDRKALPSISEADLVILPVEEPAETLETPQVAGRKKGRSPNFSTLGNPVVLDGRSGFYPALGIDFSRKAIISCSN, encoded by the coding sequence ATGACTGCTCCTTCACCCCAGGGCCAATCGCTACAAGTCCCGGTTACTCGTTTGATGGAACTGCTGCGCCAAGAGCCAGCGCTGCGATCGCACCTCGACACGACTCCGGCCGAAGCGTCGCTGGCAAAGGCGATCGCCCCGACGTTTGAAATCGTCTTTGCAGGAGCCTTCAGCGCCGGAAAGTCCATGCTGATCAACGCGCTGCTGGAGCGCGAACTGCTCTATAGCGCCGAAGGACACGCTACGGGTACGGAATGTCGCATTGCCTACGCCGAAGCAGGTAAAGAGCGCGTCGTGCTGACCTTTATGAGCGAGGCAGAAATCCGCGAACAAGCGGCGGCGCTGTGCCAGCGGCTAGGCGTGACGGCTCCGGCCGACATTCGCCAGCCCGACGTGGTGAACCTGCTGCAAGGGCTGTGCTGCGACGTGATTGCCACCGAGGGCGGCGAGAGCAAGTCGGAGCGGGCCAAGCAGGCCAGTGCGCTGAATTACCTGCTGGACGGGTTTGTCACCAATGGCGATCGCATCCACCCGACGCAAAACCAGACCTATTCGATGGAGCAGTTCCAGTTTGCTACGCTCCAGGAAGCCGCCGCCTACGCCCGCCGGGGAGCCAATAGCGCCGTCCTCAAGCGGATTGAATACTACTGCCATCATCCGCTGCTGCAAGACGGAAACGTGCTGGTGGATACGCCGGGAATCGATGCACCTGTAAAGCGCGACGCGGAACTGACCTACCGCAAGATCGAAAATCCCGATACGTCCGCCGTGGTGTGCGTGCTAAAGCCTGCTGCTGCGGGCGACATGACCAGCGAAGAAACGGAACTGCTGGAGACGACCCGCAGTAATCCCGGCGTGCGCGATCGCGTCTTTTATGTGTTCAACCGGATTGACGAAACCTGGTATAACACGCAGCTCCGGCAGCGGCTGGATCGGCTGGTGCAGGAGCAGTTTCAGGATACCAACCGGATCTATCGCACCAGCGCCCTTTTGGGGTTCTATGGCAGTCAGATTCGCAATACCAGTGCGGGCGATCGCTACAGGCTGGATTCCATCTTTGCCGACAGCATTCGCATTAATGGTGAAATCGAAGACACGCCGCAATTCATTAATGAATTCAACCGCTATTGCGCCAACTCTGGCAAGCTGCCTGCCGATCGCTTTCGCATTGATGTGCGGAGTTATGAATCGCCGAATGAAAACTACGTGCGAATCCTGAGCGAACAGGGGCGATCGCTCATTGACCAACTGATTCACGATAGCGGGATTGAAAGCTTTCGCAATGCTATCACTCGCTATCTGACCGAAGAGAAGCGTCCCCAACTCCTCGCCACGCTGGCAGACGACTTGCAGCCCCTCTGCATCGCCCTCCGCAAAGCCTACCTCGACGCTTGGCAGCACATCGGCAGCCAGCCCCGCGATCTGGAGGGCATTAAGGCAATGGAACTGCGCCAGCTGAGCCACGACCTGAAGCGCGTTGGCGAAGCCTTTCAGCAGGATATCGAAGCCTCGGTGAATGAAGCCGTTGCCAGCAGCCTCAACACTGCCTTTGAAGACGATTTCAAGCGCCTCAAAGCCCGCATGGTCAGCCGCCTGGACGAACTGCTGCAAACCTTTTCCGTCAGCCAAGTGCATCGTCAGGCGCAAGCCAGCCACAAGCGCAATTCCGTCGTGCCGCTGTCGGGCATTCTGGCAGAGGCGTTCTATTACCTGGCAAACGGGCTAGAAGAGGTGCTGGTGGAATCGTCGCAAGACCTGATGGGGCGCTTCTTTCAGCGGCTGATCGACCGGGTGCGCCAGCAGGACTATTACCGCGATTTGTATCGACTGCTGGGCAACGACGGCGGCATCGAGCAAGCCCTGCGCCGACTGCGCGACCAAGCGACCTTGGCACTGGAAAACGAAGCCAGGACGGAGTGCGATCGCTATGTGCGGGAACGCCCGGAGTTCTACACCGAGGGCACCTGCTCGATCTGGCAACTGCGGCAAACGCTGCAACAGGCCTGTCGCGGCTACGACTACCAGACCATGATCGAGGCAGAACCCGCAATTCGCCAACTGCTCAAGCTCGACTTTGAGCAAAAGGTGAAGGACACCATCACCCGCACCTTCCGCCAGACGATTAACCAAACGCTGAACGCGCACCTGCTGCCCAGCGCCCAGCAACAGGCAGACCACATCCTCCAGCAATACGACGCGGCCCGCGCTTATCTGGCCCGCGTGCTGGAAAAGGAAGCCGAGGAAAAAATTCGCCAGCTCGATCGCCAAAAGGCAGACCTAGAGCAGCACATCGCCACCTACAACGAGGCGATCGCCACGTTCAACCAGCATCTAGAAGCTATGCAGCTTGACCGCAAGGCGCTGCCCAGTATCAGCGAGGCAGATCTGGTCATTTTGCCCGTCGAAGAACCCGCCGAGACGCTAGAAACGCCGCAAGTTGCGGGCAGAAAGAAGGGGCGATCGCCTAACTTCAGCACCTTAGGGAACCCGGTCGTTCTAGACGGGCGATCGGGGTTCTACCCAGCTTTAGGGATTGATTTTTCGCGTAAAGCTATCATCTCTTGCTCAAACTGA
- a CDS encoding helix-turn-helix domain-containing protein — MNLRLTHQDIADALGTTRVTVTRLLSQFEQEMIALREKSIPKAG, encoded by the coding sequence ATTAATCTGCGACTGACCCATCAAGACATAGCCGATGCACTAGGCACAACGCGGGTGACAGTGACTCGCTTACTCAGTCAGTTTGAGCAAGAGATGATAGCTTTACGCGAAAAATCAATCCCTAAAGCTGGGTAG
- a CDS encoding M16 family metallopeptidase produces the protein MTPIPTVLEASKPPRLNAPTVHRLPDGLTIVAEQIPVEAVNLSLWLGVGSAVETDAINGMAHFLEHMVFKGTARLQSGEFERLIEQRGAVTNAATSQDYTHYYITTAPQDFAALAPHQIEVVLNAAIPDEAFERERHVILEEIRRANDNPQRRTFYRAMEMTFGRSPYRRPVLGPASVIEALTAQQMRDFHQTWYQPQSMTAVAVGNLPVEQLVEIVAEGFAQTQAHRVQPAPPTLQEPLHTEPEPPFQSIHRYEQTDPTLQQARLVMTWRVPGMDSLPQTYALDVLASVLSQGRTSRLVRDLREDRRLVSGISASNMTYTHQGVFYISAQLPAENLDEVEAAIAQHIRRLQTEPVTDFEIQRIRTLVANRFVFGNETPGDRAGLYGYYHSVVGDLQPALLYPTHIQSVEAADLMAAAQCYLSPDAYSVVILKPET, from the coding sequence ATGACTCCAATTCCGACTGTGCTAGAGGCGAGCAAACCGCCTCGTCTCAATGCGCCAACGGTTCACCGACTCCCGGATGGGTTAACCATTGTTGCCGAACAAATTCCCGTAGAAGCTGTGAACCTGAGCCTGTGGCTGGGGGTGGGGTCTGCGGTTGAAACAGATGCCATCAACGGCATGGCGCATTTTCTGGAGCATATGGTGTTTAAGGGCACGGCCCGGCTCCAGAGTGGCGAGTTTGAGCGGCTGATCGAACAGCGTGGCGCAGTCACCAATGCCGCCACCAGCCAGGACTACACCCATTACTACATCACCACGGCTCCGCAGGATTTTGCAGCGCTGGCCCCGCACCAGATCGAGGTGGTGCTGAACGCCGCGATTCCCGATGAAGCCTTTGAGCGAGAGCGCCATGTGATTTTGGAAGAAATTCGCCGGGCAAACGACAATCCGCAGCGACGCACGTTCTACCGGGCGATGGAGATGACTTTTGGGCGATCGCCCTACCGCCGCCCGGTTCTCGGTCCTGCCTCTGTGATTGAAGCGCTCACGGCGCAGCAGATGCGCGACTTTCACCAGACCTGGTATCAGCCGCAATCCATGACTGCCGTGGCGGTCGGCAACCTGCCCGTTGAGCAATTGGTGGAAATCGTGGCGGAGGGCTTCGCGCAGACCCAAGCGCATCGGGTCCAGCCCGCCCCCCCGACCCTGCAAGAGCCGCTGCACACCGAGCCAGAGCCGCCGTTTCAGTCTATCCATCGCTATGAGCAGACCGATCCCACCCTCCAGCAGGCTCGACTGGTGATGACCTGGCGCGTGCCGGGGATGGACAGCCTGCCCCAGACCTACGCGCTGGATGTGTTGGCATCGGTGCTGTCGCAGGGACGAACCTCGCGGCTAGTGCGCGATCTGCGGGAAGATCGGCGGCTGGTGTCGGGCATTTCTGCTAGCAACATGACTTACACCCATCAGGGCGTGTTCTATATTTCTGCCCAGTTGCCCGCTGAGAATCTGGACGAGGTGGAAGCGGCGATCGCCCAGCATATCCGCCGTCTGCAAACCGAACCCGTCACCGACTTCGAGATTCAGCGTATCCGCACCCTCGTCGCCAACCGCTTTGTGTTTGGCAACGAAACACCCGGCGATCGCGCTGGGCTTTATGGCTATTATCATTCTGTCGTCGGCGATTTGCAGCCTGCCCTGCTCTATCCCACCCACATCCAGTCCGTCGAAGCTGCTGACCTGATGGCTGCCGCCCAGTGCTACCTCTCTCCCGATGCCTACAGCGTGGTCATCCTTAAGCCTGAGACCTGA
- a CDS encoding fructosamine kinase family protein: MWNAIADHIRQVTGAPLGSLRQRPVGGGSINQGYALTDERHAYFVKLNQATRVAMFEAEALGLRQMAATRTIRVPQPLCWGTANGSAYLVLEWLDFGYGTHRSWAEMGRNLAAMHRVTSDRGFGWEMDNTIGSTPQPNPWTASWVDFWAEHRIGYQLHLAKKRGGHFPEGDRLLDAIPKLLQGHNPLPSLVHGDLWSGNAAVTKLEEPVIFDPATYFGDREVDLAMTELFGSFPNDFYRAYNEAFPLEPGYAQRKTLYNLYHILNHFNLFGSGYEGQARRMIEGLLRLV; encoded by the coding sequence ATGTGGAATGCGATCGCCGATCACATCCGCCAAGTCACCGGAGCGCCGCTGGGCAGCCTGCGGCAGCGCCCCGTTGGCGGCGGCAGCATCAACCAGGGTTACGCGCTGACAGATGAGCGCCATGCCTATTTCGTCAAGCTGAACCAGGCGACTCGTGTGGCCATGTTTGAGGCAGAAGCTCTAGGGCTACGCCAGATGGCGGCGACCCGCACGATTCGTGTGCCGCAGCCGCTCTGTTGGGGCACGGCAAATGGCTCGGCGTATCTGGTTCTGGAATGGTTGGACTTTGGCTATGGCACGCACCGCAGTTGGGCGGAGATGGGGCGCAACCTAGCGGCGATGCACCGGGTCACGAGCGATCGCGGCTTTGGATGGGAGATGGACAACACCATCGGCTCCACGCCCCAGCCCAACCCCTGGACGGCAAGCTGGGTGGATTTTTGGGCAGAGCATCGCATCGGTTACCAGCTTCATTTAGCGAAAAAACGCGGCGGACACTTTCCAGAGGGCGATCGCCTTCTGGACGCAATTCCCAAGCTGCTCCAGGGACACAACCCTCTACCCTCGCTGGTTCACGGCGATCTGTGGTCGGGCAATGCCGCCGTCACGAAGCTAGAGGAACCCGTCATCTTTGACCCAGCCACCTACTTTGGCGATCGCGAGGTCGATCTCGCTATGACCGAACTCTTCGGCAGCTTCCCCAACGATTTCTATCGCGCCTACAACGAAGCCTTTCCCCTGGAACCCGGCTACGCCCAGCGCAAAACGCTCTACAACCTGTATCACATCCTGAATCACTTCAACCTCTTTGGCAGCGGCTATGAAGGGCAGGCGAGAAGGATGATAGAGGGTTTGCTGAGGCTGGTGTGA
- a CDS encoding amylo-alpha-1,6-glucosidase — translation MDFLDTREWLLTNGLGSFASGTVADAHTRTYHGWLFAAVSPPGQRTLLLSRVEAYLDIAGEGYPLGTNYWGSGSVSPVGYKLLQSFSIDPVPTWVWGTTNWTLTREILMTHGLLPHPDGKPEPRLQHQVYIRYRYAGREPAWVNLRPLVGDRNFHHQQHASSDPASDLNFSQLVEPNRVSIQATRGSWVGTSWQLSWSQGDYYPDGTWYWDYRYPEETRRGLGDREDLYSPGHLAILLHPGQSLVLEARVRTINPLRPFAPPSNETFEAALQAEQARLRQVFMPMLKTTERGRSPAVAFAAPHLSPAESALAALLRASDQFIAYRASIGGPTVIAGYHWFSDWGRDTLIALPGLCLATQRFDLARGLLESFGKYCQGGLIPNTFPDNGAHPIYNSIDAALWWVEVLGLYLEASQDWDFLVQQYPVVRQIHKSFATGTSYNIRIDAMDGLVTWEHPGFALTWMDAVVNGEPATPRQGKCVEINALWYSALCWAERWATWLAEKGGNGEEPANYANHARRYGQQAEQVKASLQKFWNGRLGYLYDLIDPGDNPSVQIRPNAVIALSLSHCGFSDLQGKKALVTARDRLLTPYGLRSLDPSDPQYVGRYIGDPVHRDHAYHQGTVWSWLIGPFIRAWQRFYPNEPLPWDAQPLLDHFTNQACLGSISEIFDGDPPHDPQGAIAQAWSVAELVRHWEDLGVGG, via the coding sequence ATGGACTTTCTAGATACCCGCGAATGGCTCCTGACCAACGGCTTGGGCAGCTTCGCCAGCGGCACCGTTGCTGACGCACACACGCGCACCTATCACGGCTGGCTGTTTGCAGCGGTGTCGCCGCCGGGTCAGCGGACGCTGCTGCTGTCACGAGTGGAGGCGTATCTGGATATTGCGGGTGAGGGCTATCCGCTGGGTACAAACTATTGGGGCAGCGGCTCGGTGTCGCCTGTGGGCTACAAGCTGCTGCAATCTTTTTCGATTGACCCCGTGCCGACGTGGGTTTGGGGCACGACGAACTGGACGCTGACCCGCGAAATTTTGATGACGCACGGGCTGTTGCCCCATCCCGACGGCAAACCCGAACCCCGATTGCAACATCAGGTTTACATTCGCTATCGCTATGCCGGTCGGGAGCCTGCCTGGGTGAACCTGCGGCCGCTGGTGGGCGATCGCAACTTTCACCATCAACAGCACGCCAGTTCTGACCCCGCTTCCGACTTGAACTTTTCGCAACTGGTCGAACCCAACCGTGTGTCGATCCAGGCGACGCGCGGCAGTTGGGTGGGCACGTCCTGGCAACTGAGCTGGAGCCAGGGCGACTATTACCCCGACGGGACATGGTATTGGGACTATCGCTATCCCGAAGAGACGCGGCGCGGCCTGGGCGATCGCGAAGATTTGTACAGCCCCGGACATCTGGCAATACTGCTCCATCCGGGGCAGAGCCTGGTACTAGAGGCTCGCGTCCGCACCATAAATCCGCTGCGCCCCTTCGCGCCGCCTAGTAACGAGACGTTTGAAGCCGCGCTCCAGGCAGAACAGGCGCGACTCAGACAAGTCTTTATGCCAATGCTGAAGACGACTGAACGGGGGCGATCGCCCGCCGTCGCCTTTGCTGCGCCCCATCTTTCCCCCGCAGAGTCAGCACTCGCCGCCCTGCTCCGCGCCAGCGACCAGTTCATCGCCTATCGCGCCTCTATTGGCGGCCCGACGGTGATTGCGGGCTATCACTGGTTTAGCGACTGGGGCCGCGACACGCTGATCGCCCTGCCGGGGCTGTGTTTGGCGACGCAGCGGTTTGACCTAGCGCGGGGGCTGCTGGAGTCGTTTGGCAAATACTGCCAGGGCGGGCTGATTCCCAACACCTTCCCCGACAATGGCGCACACCCGATTTACAACAGCATCGACGCAGCGCTGTGGTGGGTAGAGGTTCTGGGCCTGTACCTGGAAGCTAGCCAGGATTGGGACTTTTTGGTGCAGCAATATCCCGTCGTCCGGCAAATCCATAAATCCTTTGCCACGGGTACGTCCTACAATATCCGCATCGACGCGATGGACGGGCTGGTGACTTGGGAGCATCCGGGGTTTGCGCTGACCTGGATGGATGCTGTGGTGAATGGCGAACCCGCCACGCCGCGCCAGGGCAAGTGTGTAGAAATCAACGCCTTGTGGTATTCGGCGCTGTGCTGGGCGGAGCGCTGGGCCACCTGGCTGGCCGAAAAAGGCGGCAACGGCGAAGAACCCGCCAACTATGCTAACCACGCCCGCCGCTATGGGCAGCAGGCCGAGCAGGTGAAAGCCTCTCTGCAAAAGTTCTGGAACGGACGGCTGGGCTATCTATATGACCTGATCGACCCCGGCGATAATCCCAGCGTGCAGATTCGCCCAAATGCCGTGATTGCGCTGTCGCTCAGCCATTGCGGATTTTCTGACCTGCAAGGCAAAAAGGCGCTAGTGACCGCCCGCGATCGCCTCTTGACCCCCTATGGACTGCGATCGCTCGATCCCAGCGATCCCCAATACGTCGGCCGCTACATCGGCGACCCCGTGCATCGTGACCACGCCTATCATCAGGGCACCGTCTGGAGCTGGCTAATCGGGCCCTTCATTCGCGCCTGGCAGCGGTTTTATCCCAACGAGCCGCTGCCGTGGGATGCCCAGCCCTTGCTCGACCACTTCACCAACCAAGCCTGCCTCGGCTCCATCTCCGAAATCTTCGACGGTGACCCGCCGCACGATCCGCAAGGGGCGATCGCCCAGGCCTGGTCGGTCGCGGAGCTAGTGCGGCACTGGGAGGATCTAGGGGTTGGGGGTTAG
- a CDS encoding peroxiredoxin — MTHSTECLRVGQAAPDFTAEAVVDQEFKTIKLSDYRGKYVVLFFYPLDFTFVCPTEITAFSDRHADFKAINTEILGVSVDSVFSHLAWIQTDRKSGGVGDLNYPLVADIKKEVSAAYNVLDPEAGVALRGLFIIDKDGIIQHATINNLAFGRNVDETLRVLQAIQYVQSHPDEVCPANWKPGDATMNPDPVKSKEFFAAV, encoded by the coding sequence ATGACTCACAGCACCGAATGTCTTCGCGTTGGTCAAGCGGCACCTGACTTTACCGCCGAAGCAGTGGTCGATCAAGAATTTAAGACCATCAAGCTGTCTGACTATCGCGGCAAATACGTCGTTCTGTTCTTCTATCCTCTGGACTTCACCTTTGTCTGCCCGACGGAAATCACCGCTTTCAGCGATCGCCACGCCGATTTCAAAGCCATCAACACCGAAATTCTGGGCGTATCGGTAGACAGCGTGTTCTCTCACCTCGCCTGGATTCAGACCGACCGCAAGAGCGGCGGCGTGGGCGACCTGAACTATCCCCTCGTGGCTGATATCAAGAAAGAAGTCAGCGCTGCTTACAATGTGCTAGATCCCGAAGCGGGCGTTGCGCTGCGCGGTCTGTTCATCATCGACAAAGATGGCATCATTCAGCACGCCACCATCAACAACCTCGCCTTTGGCCGCAACGTGGACGAAACCCTCCGCGTGCTGCAAGCGATCCAGTATGTGCAGTCTCACCCCGATGAAGTGTGCCCTGCCAACTGGAAGCCCGGCGATGCCACGATGAACCCCGACCCTGTGAAGTCGAAGGAATTCTTCGCCGCTGTGTAG
- the rimM gene encoding ribosome maturation factor RimM (Essential for efficient processing of 16S rRNA) — translation MASETANSPESNADWMEVGRIVGVQGLKGEVRVYPDSDFPERFLEPGMRWLRSPGAVAPKPVELVSGRLLAGKNLYVVKFAEVGDRTQAEALRGAVMLVPAGDRLPLAPDEFHVRDLIGLEVWHQVTQTQVGTVIDLIAAGNDLLEVKLLAPQGKTTTVLIPFVRAIVPVVDLPSRRLEITPPDGLLP, via the coding sequence ATGGCATCAGAAACGGCTAATTCTCCAGAATCCAACGCTGACTGGATGGAAGTTGGGCGCATTGTCGGGGTGCAGGGCCTCAAAGGCGAGGTGCGCGTCTATCCGGATTCCGACTTTCCGGAGCGGTTTCTGGAGCCGGGGATGCGCTGGCTGCGATCGCCCGGAGCCGTCGCTCCCAAGCCTGTAGAACTGGTGTCTGGGCGGCTGCTGGCAGGAAAAAATCTGTATGTAGTGAAGTTTGCCGAAGTGGGCGATCGCACTCAAGCAGAGGCCCTGCGCGGCGCGGTAATGCTGGTTCCAGCGGGCGATCGCCTCCCGCTAGCGCCAGACGAGTTCCACGTCCGCGACCTGATCGGGCTGGAAGTCTGGCACCAGGTCACGCAAACCCAGGTGGGCACGGTTATAGATTTGATTGCCGCAGGCAATGACCTGCTAGAAGTGAAACTGTTAGCGCCGCAGGGTAAAACGACCACTGTGCTGATTCCCTTTGTGAGGGCGATCGTGCCCGTGGTCGATTTGCCCAGTCGCCGCCTCGAAATCACTCCACCCGATGGACTCCTGCCTTAA